A genomic window from Gemmatimonadaceae bacterium includes:
- a CDS encoding glycosyltransferase family 39 protein, with translation MNSGRRVAALIAALVVARAVLPLWLLAPAWEYHRDELLYFAMGDHLAWRMQFPPFIAGLAKLSTLAFGDSVWAARVPAALGGAALTGVVLCLLRRLGAGAWAMVLAWLGLALAPVFLRSSVLFQPVVFDQLWATLAVAALVLASTEDSPRWWLLVGAALGCGLLTKMSSLMYGAAILAVALLHPGLRRHLVTPWPWAAAATALLLGAPTLVGQMHHGWPFLQQLDTLKQGQFAHTSVLGTLAEQPLLLMPAALMVGAALFARERLRAASIVAGGFAVGLLALVLWQGGKAYYAAPAYPVLIGLGAAVIASARRRWLIPGAASAMLALGVPVLPMGVPMLGPSEMAAYATRLGVGTTTNRGVELTLPQDYADMLGWRAKAEAVARAYGALSEADRAEVVIVGGNYGQAGALARYVARFGYPYPVSTAGDFHAWGPGSRSGKVLLLLAGPDARADLEAFFARVEEVDALADPRAVPEERDVRIFVAREPRASLADVWPSLGPNW, from the coding sequence GTGAACTCGGGCCGACGCGTCGCCGCACTCATCGCGGCGTTGGTTGTCGCGCGGGCCGTCCTGCCGCTGTGGTTGCTCGCTCCTGCGTGGGAGTATCATCGCGACGAGTTGCTCTACTTCGCGATGGGCGACCACCTCGCGTGGCGGATGCAGTTTCCGCCGTTCATCGCCGGACTCGCCAAGCTGAGCACGCTCGCCTTCGGTGACAGCGTGTGGGCCGCGCGAGTTCCGGCGGCACTAGGCGGAGCCGCCCTGACAGGCGTCGTGCTCTGCTTGCTTCGTCGCCTCGGCGCGGGCGCCTGGGCGATGGTGCTGGCGTGGCTGGGCTTGGCCTTGGCACCGGTATTCCTGCGGTCAAGCGTGCTCTTCCAGCCGGTCGTGTTCGACCAACTGTGGGCGACCTTGGCGGTCGCCGCGCTCGTGCTCGCCTCCACAGAGGACTCCCCGCGCTGGTGGCTGCTGGTCGGCGCCGCACTCGGCTGCGGGCTGTTGACGAAGATGTCGAGCCTGATGTACGGGGCAGCCATCCTCGCGGTCGCGCTGTTGCACCCGGGCCTGCGGCGCCATCTCGTGACGCCGTGGCCGTGGGCGGCGGCCGCGACGGCGCTGCTGCTTGGTGCGCCGACCCTTGTCGGGCAGATGCACCACGGCTGGCCTTTCCTCCAACAGCTGGACACGCTCAAGCAGGGACAGTTCGCCCACACGTCCGTGTTGGGGACGTTAGCCGAGCAGCCGCTACTGCTGATGCCGGCGGCGCTGATGGTCGGAGCCGCACTGTTCGCCCGAGAGCGACTCCGCGCGGCGTCGATCGTCGCTGGAGGCTTCGCCGTCGGGCTGCTCGCCCTGGTGCTGTGGCAGGGCGGGAAGGCCTACTACGCCGCCCCGGCGTACCCGGTGCTGATCGGCCTCGGTGCGGCCGTTATCGCGAGCGCGCGCCGGCGCTGGCTGATCCCGGGAGCCGCGTCTGCGATGCTCGCGCTGGGCGTTCCCGTGCTGCCGATGGGCGTGCCGATGCTCGGTCCGTCGGAGATGGCAGCATACGCCACCCGGCTGGGCGTGGGCACGACGACCAATCGCGGCGTGGAACTGACGCTGCCGCAGGATTACGCCGATATGCTCGGCTGGCGCGCCAAGGCCGAGGCCGTCGCACGAGCGTACGGGGCCTTGAGCGAGGCGGATCGCGCCGAGGTCGTGATTGTCGGCGGCAACTATGGACAGGCAGGTGCGCTGGCCCGATACGTGGCGCGCTTTGGGTATCCGTACCCCGTCAGTACGGCCGGCGACTTCCACGCTTGGGGGCCTGGAAGTCGAAGCGGGAAGGTCTTGCTGCTGTTGGCCGGTCCGGACGCCCGTGCCGATCTTGAGGCCTTCTTTGCGCGGGTGGAGGAAGTAGACGCCTTGGCCGACCCACGAGCCGTGCCGGAAGAGCGCGACGTGCGCATCTTCGTTGCGCGCGAACCTCGTGCCAGCCTTGCGGATGTGTGGCCGAGCCTTGGGCCCAACTGGTAA
- the larC gene encoding nickel pincer cofactor biosynthesis protein LarC: protein MPRIAILDPMSGIAGDMCLGALIDCGLPEQFIQDLPQALGIPDIGVSIQPVLRGQIASKKVDFTIPPQPHGRHLKHLTAMVEATPAPASVKEKAIRAFTLITECEAAIHGTTVERVHLHEVGSVDAVLDIVGTIWGLEQLGVEHVYCGTIPLGDGFVDTQHGRMAVPTAATLRLLEGLPVRPGPDGSGELTTPTGAALVRVLSAGPPPAKFVVRRSGFGAGTKDFKDRANALRIFIADTDPSVLSSPEQGREHVVHLVADIDDGSGEEVAAVAERLRAAGALDVVLLQTLMKKGRPGVRVEVLATPDRAGTLEQLLLTESSSIGVRAFAGTRRVLARERAVVHVGGQAIALKVVTRPDGQRTAKPEADDVSRAAAALGRPWLAVADDALAAWRGA, encoded by the coding sequence ATGCCTCGCATCGCCATCCTCGACCCAATGTCCGGCATCGCCGGCGATATGTGCCTCGGCGCCCTGATCGACTGCGGGCTGCCGGAGCAGTTCATCCAAGACCTGCCGCAGGCCCTGGGCATTCCCGACATCGGCGTGAGCATCCAGCCCGTGCTCCGGGGCCAGATCGCGAGCAAGAAGGTGGACTTCACCATCCCGCCGCAGCCGCACGGCCGGCACCTCAAGCACCTGACGGCGATGGTCGAGGCCACGCCTGCGCCGGCGTCGGTCAAGGAGAAGGCCATCCGCGCCTTCACGCTGATCACCGAGTGCGAGGCGGCCATCCACGGCACCACGGTGGAGCGCGTGCACCTGCACGAGGTCGGCAGCGTGGATGCGGTCCTCGACATCGTCGGGACCATCTGGGGACTGGAGCAGTTGGGCGTGGAGCACGTCTACTGCGGCACCATCCCGCTTGGCGACGGCTTCGTGGACACCCAGCACGGTCGGATGGCCGTGCCTACCGCCGCGACCCTGCGCCTCCTCGAAGGGTTGCCCGTCCGTCCGGGACCGGATGGCTCCGGTGAGTTGACGACGCCGACGGGCGCGGCGCTGGTGCGGGTGCTGAGCGCAGGGCCGCCGCCGGCGAAGTTCGTGGTGCGTCGCAGTGGCTTCGGGGCGGGGACCAAGGACTTCAAGGACCGCGCGAATGCGTTGCGCATCTTCATCGCGGATACAGATCCGTCGGTGCTGTCATCGCCGGAGCAGGGCCGCGAGCACGTCGTCCACCTCGTCGCGGACATCGACGACGGCAGCGGTGAAGAAGTCGCGGCGGTGGCGGAGCGACTGCGCGCTGCGGGCGCACTCGACGTGGTGTTGCTGCAGACGCTGATGAAGAAGGGGCGGCCCGGGGTGCGGGTGGAGGTGCTGGCGACGCCGGATCGCGCAGGCACGCTGGAGCAGCTCCTGCTCACCGAATCGTCCAGCATCGGCGTGCGCGCGTTCGCCGGCACCCGACGCGTCTTGGCCCGCGAGCGGGCCGTCGTGCACGTCGGTGGGCAAGCGATCGCGCTGAAGGTGGTGACGCGTCCCGACGGTCAGCGCACGGCCAAGCCGGAGGCGGATGACGTCTCGCGAGCGGCCGCGGCCCTCGGTCGCCCGTGGCTCGCCGTGGCCGACGACGCACTCGCCGCCTGGCGCGGCGCGTGA
- a CDS encoding group II truncated hemoglobin → MGPDRTPYTLIGGESGVRQLVDRFYDLMDSAPEAVDVRRLHATSLKVSREKLFLFLTGWLGGPQLYVERFGHPMLRARHLPFAIAERERDQWLWCMEQAIAEQAMPDDLKEFLRSKLRPLADHMRNQ, encoded by the coding sequence ATCGGCCCTGACCGCACCCCGTACACGCTCATCGGCGGAGAATCCGGCGTCCGCCAGCTCGTCGACCGCTTCTACGACCTGATGGACAGCGCTCCGGAGGCCGTCGACGTACGGAGGTTGCACGCGACCAGCCTCAAGGTCTCGCGCGAGAAACTGTTTCTCTTCCTCACCGGATGGCTCGGCGGCCCGCAACTCTACGTGGAGCGCTTCGGCCATCCAATGCTGCGGGCCCGGCACCTGCCCTTCGCCATCGCCGAGCGCGAACGCGACCAATGGCTCTGGTGTATGGAGCAGGCCATCGCCGAGCAGGCGATGCCCGACGACCTGAAGGAGTTTCTGCGCAGCAAGCTGCGCCCGCTCGCCGACCATATGCGCAACCAATGA
- a CDS encoding carboxypeptidase regulatory-like domain-containing protein → MNRSFVALALTTAALPAALGAQRIEGQLRTAQGTPAGGAVLTALAADGAAIGRSVTRDDGSFVLYLDREGAARVVAKRVGLLADTLDAPAVAGEAVATLEATLSDRRLLLGGGRPSGATCDRTERGRASAMTVWQEILAAATAARYRIGRSDTQGRWVSTQFRVAKQTDDTLRAALRRGSGSLPNPFPVVTPERLEDVGFFATVGGDRTFYVPDLEIIATDWFLETHCVRLRRLDGDSLLVSFEPTRIRRGRVDVAGELTLDHPSLAVRSMRFRYVDLPATERESGAGGSIRFARTNTGGWLVSEWWQRTPFLNYFAGEGNTTFIRTQMTLVDVVAHFVSGGRVLAVADDGGLRYQRDPFGVRIAGTPFARYCTERTSALPTAAVHGVLLADSTDIPLPGTVIRASWTVPVIVNRTELTDREEVREATTAEDGSWAICDIPVDRDLVIRWETGSEERRIPVRVTQPLSLTQVMPPRG, encoded by the coding sequence ATGAATCGCTCGTTCGTCGCTCTCGCCCTTACGACCGCCGCGCTCCCCGCGGCGCTTGGCGCACAACGCATCGAAGGCCAACTCCGCACCGCGCAGGGAACGCCTGCTGGCGGCGCCGTGCTCACGGCCCTCGCCGCTGACGGCGCGGCCATCGGCCGCAGCGTCACCCGCGACGACGGCAGCTTCGTGCTGTACCTCGACCGCGAGGGCGCTGCGCGCGTCGTCGCGAAGCGCGTCGGCCTGCTGGCCGACACGCTCGACGCCCCCGCAGTCGCCGGCGAAGCCGTGGCAACGCTCGAAGCGACGCTTAGCGACCGCCGCCTCCTGCTCGGCGGAGGCCGTCCCTCGGGCGCCACCTGCGACCGGACGGAGCGCGGACGCGCTTCGGCAATGACCGTCTGGCAGGAGATTCTGGCGGCGGCTACGGCCGCCAGGTACCGCATCGGGCGCAGCGACACCCAGGGCCGCTGGGTCTCCACGCAGTTCCGTGTCGCCAAGCAGACGGACGACACGTTGCGCGCGGCATTGCGCCGCGGGTCCGGCTCGCTGCCCAATCCCTTCCCCGTCGTCACCCCTGAGCGCCTCGAGGATGTCGGCTTCTTCGCCACCGTCGGAGGCGACCGCACGTTCTACGTGCCGGACTTGGAGATCATCGCGACGGATTGGTTCCTTGAGACGCACTGTGTGCGGCTTCGCCGGCTGGACGGCGACTCGCTGCTGGTGAGCTTCGAGCCCACGCGGATCCGCCGCGGCCGGGTGGACGTCGCCGGCGAGCTTACGCTGGATCATCCCTCGCTTGCCGTGCGCTCGATGCGCTTCCGCTACGTGGACCTGCCAGCCACCGAACGTGAGTCGGGCGCCGGTGGCAGCATTCGCTTCGCCCGCACCAACACCGGCGGCTGGCTGGTGTCCGAGTGGTGGCAGCGCACGCCGTTCCTCAACTACTTCGCCGGCGAGGGCAACACCACCTTCATCCGCACGCAGATGACGCTGGTGGACGTGGTCGCGCACTTCGTCTCCGGCGGCCGCGTGCTGGCCGTCGCCGACGATGGCGGGCTGCGGTACCAGCGCGACCCCTTCGGCGTGCGGATCGCCGGCACGCCGTTCGCGCGCTACTGCACCGAGCGGACCAGCGCGCTCCCCACCGCCGCCGTGCACGGCGTGCTCCTCGCCGACTCCACCGACATCCCCTTGCCCGGCACCGTGATCCGGGCGTCGTGGACCGTTCCCGTCATCGTCAACCGCACGGAGCTTACCGACCGCGAGGAAGTCCGCGAGGCGACCACGGCGGAGGACGGCTCCTGGGCCATCTGCGACATCCCCGTGGACCGCGACCTCGTCATCCGCTGGGAGACCGGCAGTGAGGAACGCCGCATCCCCGTGCGCGTCACCCAGCCGCTCTCCTTGACGCAGGTGATGCCGCCCCGCGGCTAG
- a CDS encoding threonine synthase yields MSWSLRCTACDYTQPDGTRLASLCPTCGQPLLVEYPSAVPRTAITAEASLWRYGAALPLLPGETPVSLGEGMTPLIELPQLAQDLGVRRLWVKDEGLNPTASFKARGLMMAVTRAKALGLPGVCVPTAGNAGIALAAYAAAAGLPCRIYAPETTPPPILGSIRAFGADLVLVSGHIGDAGKATMAFATESGFFNVATVREPYRVEGMKTMGYEVAEQLGWRFPDAIVYPTGGGEGTIGIWKAINEMRDWGWMPRDERRPRMIIAQAEGCAPLVRAFHAGEEKATPWADPTTHASGLRVPGPLGDRMTLRTLRESQGDAEAVSEEAIRRGTLLLASRSGIDAAPEGGAALEATRQLVAAGRLKASAEVVVFNTGSGASYRF; encoded by the coding sequence ATGTCTTGGTCTCTCCGCTGCACTGCTTGCGACTATACCCAGCCCGACGGCACTCGCCTGGCGTCTCTGTGCCCGACCTGTGGACAGCCGTTGCTCGTCGAGTATCCGTCTGCGGTGCCGCGCACGGCCATCACGGCAGAGGCGAGCCTCTGGCGCTACGGCGCGGCGCTGCCACTGCTCCCTGGCGAGACGCCGGTCAGCCTCGGCGAGGGAATGACGCCGCTGATCGAGCTGCCGCAGCTCGCGCAGGACCTTGGCGTGCGCCGCCTGTGGGTGAAGGACGAAGGGCTGAATCCCACGGCGAGCTTCAAGGCGCGCGGCCTGATGATGGCGGTGACGCGGGCCAAGGCGCTCGGCTTGCCGGGCGTGTGTGTGCCGACGGCGGGGAATGCGGGCATCGCGTTGGCGGCGTATGCGGCGGCGGCAGGCCTGCCTTGCCGGATCTACGCGCCCGAGACCACACCACCGCCGATTCTCGGTTCGATCCGCGCCTTCGGTGCCGACCTGGTGCTCGTGTCCGGACACATCGGCGACGCCGGCAAGGCGACAATGGCCTTCGCCACCGAGAGCGGGTTCTTCAACGTCGCGACGGTGCGCGAGCCGTACCGCGTAGAAGGAATGAAGACGATGGGGTACGAGGTCGCCGAACAGCTGGGCTGGCGATTCCCGGACGCGATCGTCTATCCGACGGGCGGCGGTGAGGGAACCATCGGCATCTGGAAGGCGATCAACGAGATGCGCGACTGGGGCTGGATGCCTCGCGACGAGCGGCGTCCGCGAATGATCATCGCGCAGGCGGAAGGCTGTGCGCCCTTGGTGCGTGCCTTCCACGCGGGCGAGGAGAAGGCGACGCCCTGGGCGGATCCGACGACGCACGCGAGCGGACTGCGGGTCCCGGGCCCGCTGGGCGATCGGATGACGCTGCGCACGCTGCGCGAGAGCCAGGGCGACGCGGAGGCCGTCAGCGAGGAGGCCATTCGTCGAGGAACGCTGCTGCTCGCGAGCCGCAGCGGGATCGATGCGGCGCCGGAAGGTGGGGCCGCCCTCGAAGCCACGCGTCAGCTCGTGGCCGCGGGGCGCCTCAAGGCGTCGGCCGAGGTCGTGGTCTTCAACACCGGATCGGGCGCGAGCTACCGCTTCTAG
- the uvrC gene encoding excinuclease ABC subunit UvrC, translating into MPDAPEAVAQKLAHLPDTPGVYLWKDAEGTVLYVGKAKRLRPRVRSYFGSDHPDSPKTQRLVARIADLETIVVPDEAHALILENNLIKEHRPKYNVMLRDDKTYPYIKVTVQERYPRVFVTRRLQSDGARYFGPYTDVAAMRRALDVVKRIFTVRSCRYDMPREMPERACLDYHIGRCKAPCVGLQSEADYGAMIGEVLTFLDGRTDDVVKRVRGLMDAASEAMDFERAAELRDAIVRLERMEEPSVVAEVEGGDRDVVGYARDGDDAAATLLRIRGGKLVAREHRFLEGVEGEPDGQVLATYLVSGYLKAPARARELLLPFDFEDRPLFEQALEGAAKVLVPQRGPKRDLLDLAEQNARHLLEEFKLAEQETDERAADPVYELGQALGLEKLPRTIVCFDNSTAQGKDSVGGVVWFENGRPRRSEYRTMKVKSVEESAGPDDFQAMREVVGRYFRRRLDENRSLPDLVVVDGGKGQLSAADEALAALDLGALPLIGLAKREEEIFVRGRRESLRLPRRSAALRLLQQIRDEAHRTAVTYNRKRRTMRTVTSELLRLPGVGPVKRRALLQAFGSLQGVKEATVEQIAALEGFSDASARKLLEGLGVAPPPAES; encoded by the coding sequence ATGCCCGACGCGCCTGAGGCAGTCGCGCAGAAGCTGGCGCACCTGCCGGACACGCCAGGCGTGTACCTGTGGAAGGACGCCGAGGGCACGGTGCTGTATGTGGGGAAGGCGAAGCGCCTGCGGCCGCGCGTGCGCAGCTACTTCGGCTCCGACCACCCCGACAGCCCCAAGACGCAGCGACTGGTCGCGCGCATCGCCGATCTCGAGACGATCGTCGTGCCGGACGAGGCACACGCGCTGATCCTCGAGAACAACCTGATCAAGGAGCACCGGCCCAAGTACAACGTGATGCTGCGGGACGACAAGACCTATCCGTACATCAAGGTGACGGTGCAGGAGCGCTATCCGCGCGTGTTCGTCACGCGGCGCCTGCAGTCGGACGGGGCGCGGTACTTCGGGCCGTACACGGACGTCGCGGCGATGCGCCGCGCGCTCGACGTGGTAAAGCGGATCTTCACGGTGCGCTCCTGCCGCTACGATATGCCGCGGGAGATGCCGGAGCGCGCCTGCCTCGACTACCACATCGGCCGCTGCAAGGCGCCCTGCGTGGGACTGCAATCCGAGGCCGACTACGGAGCGATGATCGGCGAGGTGCTGACCTTCCTCGATGGCCGCACGGACGATGTGGTCAAGCGCGTCCGCGGCCTGATGGATGCCGCCTCCGAGGCAATGGACTTCGAGCGCGCCGCAGAGCTTCGCGACGCCATCGTCCGGCTCGAGCGGATGGAGGAGCCCAGCGTGGTCGCCGAGGTGGAGGGCGGGGACCGCGACGTGGTCGGGTACGCGCGCGATGGCGACGACGCGGCGGCGACGTTGCTGCGCATCCGCGGCGGCAAGCTGGTGGCGAGGGAGCACCGCTTCCTCGAGGGCGTGGAGGGCGAGCCTGATGGCCAGGTGCTCGCCACGTACCTGGTGAGCGGCTATCTCAAGGCGCCGGCGCGGGCGCGTGAGCTGTTGCTGCCGTTCGACTTCGAGGACCGCCCGCTGTTCGAGCAGGCGCTTGAGGGCGCGGCGAAGGTCCTCGTGCCCCAGCGCGGGCCCAAGCGGGATCTCCTCGACCTCGCGGAACAGAACGCGCGGCACCTGCTGGAGGAGTTCAAGCTGGCGGAGCAGGAGACGGACGAGCGCGCGGCGGACCCGGTATATGAGTTGGGGCAGGCACTGGGCCTAGAGAAGCTGCCGCGGACGATCGTCTGCTTCGACAACTCCACGGCGCAGGGCAAGGACAGCGTCGGCGGGGTGGTCTGGTTTGAGAATGGACGGCCGCGGCGCAGCGAGTACCGCACGATGAAGGTGAAGAGCGTCGAGGAGTCGGCCGGCCCCGATGACTTCCAGGCGATGCGCGAGGTTGTCGGCCGCTATTTTCGTCGCCGGCTCGACGAGAACCGCTCGCTGCCGGACCTCGTCGTCGTGGACGGCGGCAAAGGTCAGCTCAGCGCCGCCGACGAGGCGCTGGCGGCGCTGGATCTCGGTGCGCTGCCCCTCATCGGGCTGGCGAAGCGCGAGGAGGAGATCTTCGTGCGTGGCCGTCGTGAATCGCTGCGATTGCCGCGACGCTCGGCTGCGCTGCGGTTGCTACAGCAGATCCGCGACGAGGCGCATCGCACGGCCGTCACCTACAACCGCAAGCGGCGCACGATGCGCACCGTCACCAGCGAACTGCTGCGCCTGCCTGGCGTCGGTCCCGTCAAGCGCCGTGCACTGCTGCAGGCCTTCGGCTCGCTGCAGGGCGTGAAGGAGGCAACGGTGGAGCAGATCGCTGCGTTAGAAGGGTTCAGCGACGCGAGCGCGCGCAAGTTGCTCGAAGGACTCGGCGTGGCGCCGCCGCCCGCGGAGTCATAG
- the murJ gene encoding murein biosynthesis integral membrane protein MurJ, with amino-acid sequence MRSGGARLVAAGILLSRLFGLVRQRAIAQVLGAGPVADALAAAFRIPNLLQNLFGEGALSASFIPVYAKLIAEGRRDEAGRVAGAVFGLLASFVAFVTLLGVLFTPALVGVIAPGLSGEMRELTIVLVRIIFPGVAILVLSAWCLGVLNSHRRFFLSYASPVLWNAAIVAVLVWHALRPGALLEEIAVAVAMASVVGCVLQLAVQVPAVLRLEPQLRLRAGEAAAQVQTVLRNFWPAVSARGVVQLSAWVDTMIASLLGAGALATLAYAQTISLLPVSLFGMSIAASELPTMSEATGDEAAVSAALRNRLASGARRMAYFVIPSAVAFVVLGGVLASALFEGGAFSRGDAAWVWAALAGSGVGLLASTRGRLYSSALFALHDTATPARLAAGRVLVGGVLGVLAATQLPRMLGIAPQWGVGVLTAVSGLAAWGEFLLLRRSVALRVGAVPARRRETAGLWGAAIVAAALVTTLALLLPDWHPVLRGAVICGGFGALYLALARVTGLDDARRA; translated from the coding sequence ATGCGCAGCGGCGGCGCGCGGCTCGTCGCGGCCGGGATTCTCCTGAGCCGGCTGTTCGGGCTGGTGCGCCAGCGGGCCATCGCACAGGTGCTTGGCGCGGGCCCCGTGGCGGACGCACTGGCCGCCGCCTTTCGCATCCCCAACCTGTTGCAGAATCTCTTCGGTGAAGGCGCGCTCTCCGCGTCCTTCATCCCGGTGTATGCCAAGCTGATAGCCGAGGGCCGCCGGGACGAAGCGGGGCGGGTGGCCGGTGCGGTGTTCGGCCTTCTGGCGTCGTTCGTCGCGTTCGTGACCTTACTGGGCGTGCTGTTCACGCCGGCGCTGGTCGGCGTGATCGCCCCCGGGCTCAGCGGCGAGATGCGCGAGCTCACGATCGTGCTGGTGCGCATCATCTTCCCGGGCGTCGCGATCCTGGTGCTCTCGGCGTGGTGCCTCGGTGTGCTCAACTCGCACCGGCGATTCTTCCTTTCGTATGCATCGCCGGTGCTGTGGAATGCGGCAATCGTCGCGGTGCTGGTATGGCACGCGCTGCGGCCCGGGGCCCTGCTCGAGGAGATCGCCGTCGCTGTGGCGATGGCGAGCGTGGTCGGCTGCGTGCTGCAGTTGGCGGTGCAGGTGCCCGCGGTGCTACGGCTCGAGCCGCAGCTGCGGCTGCGGGCGGGCGAGGCCGCGGCGCAGGTCCAGACCGTGCTGCGCAACTTCTGGCCGGCGGTGAGCGCCCGCGGCGTGGTGCAGCTCAGCGCGTGGGTGGACACGATGATCGCGTCGCTGCTGGGCGCCGGTGCATTGGCGACGTTGGCGTACGCGCAGACGATCTCGCTGCTTCCGGTGTCGCTGTTCGGAATGTCGATCGCGGCGAGTGAACTGCCCACGATGTCGGAGGCTACGGGCGACGAGGCCGCGGTGTCGGCTGCGCTGCGCAACCGGCTGGCGAGCGGCGCACGGCGGATGGCGTACTTCGTGATTCCCTCAGCGGTGGCGTTCGTCGTGCTGGGTGGGGTGCTCGCGAGTGCGCTGTTTGAAGGCGGTGCCTTCTCGCGCGGGGATGCGGCCTGGGTCTGGGCGGCGCTCGCCGGTTCGGGCGTGGGGCTGCTGGCGAGCACCCGCGGGCGGCTCTACTCATCCGCGCTCTTCGCGCTGCACGACACGGCCACGCCAGCGCGGCTGGCAGCGGGCCGCGTGCTCGTCGGTGGCGTGCTTGGCGTGCTGGCGGCCACACAGCTGCCGCGGATGCTCGGCATTGCACCGCAGTGGGGCGTAGGCGTGCTGACGGCGGTGTCGGGCCTGGCCGCGTGGGGCGAGTTCCTGCTGCTGCGCCGCAGCGTCGCGCTTCGCGTGGGCGCCGTGCCGGCACGGCGGCGCGAGACGGCCGGGCTGTGGGGCGCGGCCATCGTGGCGGCGGCGCTTGTGACCACGCTCGCGCTCCTGCTGCCCGACTGGCATCCGGTGCTGCGCGGCGCCGTGATCTGTGGCGGGTTCGGAGCGCTGTACCTCGCGCTCGCCCGCGTGACGGGACTCGACGATGCCCGACGCGCCTGA
- the bshC gene encoding bacillithiol biosynthesis cysteine-adding enzyme BshC, whose protein sequence is MSVDDAGRGAVSAPRLVTETLGGSPLSRAAQEGQAPADWFPARPSGAAAWRERAERVRGEFSGSRWLAGLRPALDPSGAAAERLERVAEANGIVVTTGQQPGLFGGPMYTLLKALSALTLADRIERETGIPTAPVFWAATDDGDFAEASWTAVAGEGQVHRLAIPRRGNEGVVMAEMPLGDTGEQFEQLVTAAGSAPHGAILDALKAAYHPDATIGGAYVRFLRSLLEPHGIAVLDAWHPATRAAARPTLVEALRRAPSVDEALALRVVAIERAGFRAQVARVPRLSLVFRSLAGVKERIPISQASEVAHRADSILSANVLLRPVVETRILPTVAYVAGPGELAYFSQVSAVADALGVAAPLAVPRWAATVVEPSIDRRLGRLGMVLDDLRDPHAAERRIGDRAMPAAVRDALDGLRRDLAERLDALGAVSTSLDHLVPDRVIEGARHQMLHRVDRLERRLRAASRDRATEAVQDLNTVRASLMPDNQRQERRLNPVPMLARHGDLLLAQLKAGAAMHAGSLVGG, encoded by the coding sequence ATGTCGGTGGATGATGCCGGGCGGGGTGCGGTGAGCGCGCCGCGCCTCGTGACGGAGACGCTGGGTGGTTCGCCGTTGTCGCGGGCGGCCCAGGAGGGACAGGCGCCGGCCGACTGGTTCCCGGCGCGCCCGAGCGGTGCTGCGGCCTGGCGCGAACGCGCCGAGCGCGTGCGCGGCGAGTTCAGCGGCTCGCGATGGCTGGCGGGCCTGCGGCCCGCGCTCGACCCCTCTGGGGCCGCAGCAGAGCGCCTCGAGCGTGTCGCCGAGGCCAATGGCATCGTCGTCACCACGGGGCAGCAGCCCGGACTGTTCGGCGGGCCGATGTATACGCTGCTCAAGGCGCTGTCGGCGCTCACGCTGGCCGATCGCATCGAGCGCGAGACCGGGATTCCCACCGCACCGGTGTTCTGGGCCGCGACGGATGACGGCGACTTCGCCGAGGCCTCCTGGACGGCCGTGGCCGGCGAGGGGCAGGTGCATCGGCTCGCGATCCCGCGCCGCGGCAACGAAGGCGTGGTGATGGCCGAGATGCCGCTGGGCGACACCGGAGAGCAGTTCGAGCAGTTGGTGACCGCGGCCGGCTCGGCGCCGCACGGCGCCATCCTCGACGCGCTCAAGGCGGCGTACCATCCGGACGCCACGATCGGTGGTGCCTACGTGCGCTTCCTGCGCAGCCTGCTCGAGCCGCACGGCATCGCGGTGCTGGACGCGTGGCATCCCGCCACCCGTGCGGCGGCACGCCCGACGCTGGTGGAGGCGTTGCGACGTGCCCCCAGCGTGGATGAGGCGCTGGCGTTGCGTGTGGTGGCGATCGAGCGCGCGGGGTTCCGCGCGCAGGTGGCTCGCGTACCTCGGCTCTCGCTGGTGTTCCGCTCGCTGGCGGGCGTGAAGGAACGGATCCCGATCTCGCAGGCCTCGGAGGTCGCGCATCGCGCAGACTCGATCCTCTCGGCCAACGTGTTGCTGCGCCCGGTGGTGGAGACGCGCATCCTGCCGACGGTGGCCTACGTGGCTGGCCCCGGCGAACTGGCCTACTTCTCGCAGGTGAGCGCGGTGGCTGATGCGCTGGGCGTGGCCGCGCCGCTGGCGGTGCCGCGCTGGGCGGCGACGGTGGTGGAGCCGAGCATCGACCGACGATTGGGACGGCTCGGGATGGTGCTCGACGATCTGCGCGATCCGCACGCGGCCGAGCGCCGCATCGGCGATCGTGCAATGCCGGCGGCCGTGCGCGACGCGCTGGACGGCCTGCGCCGCGATCTCGCCGAGCGCCTGGATGCACTGGGTGCCGTGTCGACGTCGTTGGACCACCTCGTACCGGACCGCGTGATCGAGGGCGCGCGGCACCAGATGCTGCACCGCGTGGATCGCCTGGAGCGCCGATTGCGTGCCGCGTCCCGCGACCGCGCCACCGAGGCGGTGCAGGACCTCAACACGGTGCGCGCATCGCTGATGCCGGACAACCAGCGGCAGGAGCGTCGCTTGAATCCGGTGCCGATGCTCGCGCGGCACGGAGACCTGCTGCTCGCGCAGCTGAAGGCGGGTGCGGCGATGCACGCCGGGTCGCTGGTCGGCGGCTGA